One genomic region from Labeo rohita strain BAU-BD-2019 chromosome 7, IGBB_LRoh.1.0, whole genome shotgun sequence encodes:
- the ank2b gene encoding ankyrin-2b isoform X36: protein MEEYKLRQRQTTLSDFGHTLLESENAEPDFNELSVELKQDSEDYVTSPVSSTVHFFTSQSNEKTEIASTSPSKYEGALPKKPSESEEYIQRHVEEVSDRFYRTLFGESYVSSELCKKSVIVETYENEISSVDGGNCNIIPVCVQESSDVSKETDVNWFGISELSTKGAQSLTQIISSPLQQSSMSAVLVSGTDITEKITPTTLNQMSLDSVTEQPHILPLLITDSGSSEARVEIAVPVTLTRPTDAECTKTECTTSLSANAVECRPLTPVSLTSQDELRSLSPDIEFEYFDNFGMTSSEYRSSPESMDSLPLDSPVPFEYRPSSPDSCILMAELRVSSPESVTSENDCTFLSVDSPLPDFRPGTPLPTFENETPEFTIYIEEYKTLHAPGEQTDPLTGYAEDSLGAYCLELTDDTERPISPGSVLFCRSLSPESNRSWSPMSINSDILDSEHPTEKSFESYTPSPYAFLTELRLSSPESTASVNEYRVLPPDSPIPCFAIELQSDSSALMTGYRSPSLNSEISDVDSDLISLQCLAGSRPSSPESTVSINSQRCLSPDSPLPSFTQTVLEIFIPTKLYKSHSFESDLSDNENEPISEVLPETRISSPESFTSINEYRPLSPDSPLPVYRTTFHFNVIQFGSQRDSSPELETSDTEYSLCEPLICEPRPQSPESVILDPEYAPLSTAIVESVTSEGEPIEMLATEPAKSLYNEEQHLSELLKSKDTFMSKSMLSNRIAKIFDPHYKGVSMLVSGDVSTTLQSPQEIYSPRTESHIHYSFEQNIPVAIATHTVIMPLTGSRPSSPESVTLDVEDELCPPDLFPDQRSDSPQSIISEIEIRPLSPDSPVPQFMTLFPQSTLPVTGPRSCSPQSLCSEDTECEPYLEDLLTIEYRPDSPDSVLSDTDKRPLSPDSLPEWRPMSPDSAMLLKEIRGDSPQSNGSINECRPLSPDSPIPQYFPAVFQSVSVTDYRSSSPESALSDKDFELSIFTLDSSLESTESISDERPDFRSLSPDSPIIQYCTFQSEPTMVTSHISPSPESVLSDTDVQNDLFDDMRIDLRRSSSESITSLNKNRPLSPDSPIPEFTIASHTVIMSLTGSRPSSPESITLDVENELCQSDLNPEQRSDSPQSTVSEIEIRPLSPDSPVPQFMTLLPQSLPITGLRSCSPQSLCSEDTECEPYLEDFLNIEYRPDSPDSVLSDTDKRPLSPDSLPEWRPMSPDSAMLLKEIRGDSPQSNGSINECRPLSSDSPTPQYFPAVFESVSVTDYRSSSPESALSDEDFELNIFTLDSSPESTESINDERPDFRCLSPDSPVSQYYTFHFVPTILTGYTSLSPESVLSEIDMQTDIFDGLVTDLRRSSWESIASIDENRALSPDSPFPDFTPSTQSFIMPDIGSCPTSPELDCVDDENTLCQTDLNSEQRPDSPQSVISETGDIPLSSDSPVPQFSVFFSQITLPVLGRGSCSPQSLCSGTTEYEPSFENMFIRGSSPQSIESMNECRSPDSPVPHYSELFIEPRPIKGHGSSSPESMTSDVGYELEVSASKCQYGFPSVDSVSENESTSGEIKSHLAYFRASSPDSDTLVNDFKLLSPDSPVPQYFPAVFESVPYNRSLSDYISPSPESELSEEELNVLTTDASPESIIEGRSLSPDSPIPMPDSPIPQYYSSHFEPTMVTGYRSTSTQTILSEIEMQADVFDDSLMDLRTSSPESTTLATENGPLSPDSPVPDFTPSTYTFFIPESDSLSTSSVSLGDENELYPSDLSIGQRPDSPESVISEIEPRPVSPDSVSDYRPVPPHTAMPVVDASPEFFTSLEECRTLPPDFLQQFSYIHKMSEINVCRSESSESPSSETDIELWVIASQATEQRPSSPESIMSLNENRPLSPDSPIYDFKSSVFVNVTPKAIYRSSSLESVSSDVEFDMASFASEEVTWTENRPLSPASREISPVDPCHLEVEHNHTDEQSPQSLGQELASNVRYLPLHKTFTMVPEYKLVYKAVPLALISNLYDPQYRGETFCPKPGVFEYAGCKKETFKTISKIKANNEWTEQHNYDISNNDISYSETSSPFDTSSLESHVQPEQAFSTDSLFYYTSLNACLMDSSDRRASSPESYTSINEYRQLSPESPIPNHRTLLSWAESLVESRPSSPETIFSVNEFRSLSPDSPIPEYLTPSPVPNEHTSKSSEVLMQQKSILSPLSPSVCNDESSDIGSVCPESYSSWYPLPQWIMSENRPLSSVSDFSDTDSRSLSPQMFCFETELRNPSPEAATSDIELTETIIPESSVFETYYQPESPESVIIESEDEFYENLNDLSFSDIDESTNDLPVLKNDSASLNLVTFEPCMEQIEFPCEIEELQSVSEIRIECSFDDGLKPNASRDIASEQKQKDTESVTKTITYCEEQDITTATSASANEETSKGLKIHETDEKRHMESPQQQKEDLGHDLRKLAPQDDKERDNASEDIHLVPHVKDLSLEPQLKLTASLLTSEALREPYLATCVSNIPEHNRSQPTFDLKAHKSTPSSSPEEPKASNVLQEVNSFQFYLKDSHRRVELNQIDSSAFRLGLESRDYKNLPSRSVKTPSTGTQVSLADLSPISPMFNTSSSNQGNSPESHATGTVQFSPDFKCVVSKFEQKSPSLGGDKPKLSLAFPGTYPLVAAMTPCTLEEAKDLKASEMPTELTGDQMQLDATAVLDIESPLYSLNLKARPRPVHADSIESEAEFFDCRQTFSDTSDPDVGSSEVLDVPQTIYHVEELPSLSSSPEYLTGISKIREDAQLEKDERPLSWASEDLPIILEPEDEYTGEVGEEKTFPYDYTGDHSIAEELTPIEEAQYDDDDDSLGREIAEELGLLSDSSEEEVLTTRVVRRRVVIQGDEMPEIPPQTVTEEKYTDEYGNMVVKKITRKVIRKYVSADGVEREEVMLEGPQQEAVTVDEADGFSKVVKRTVVRSGGEQTEVTFSEPLSYIGATSSEFEEEPVQGRKVSKVIKTMVVQGERMEKLIGDPSLSSDLPSAKDDFEKALSYVGSFGKVHLPHLVEREMVKEDGSVVRRTRMHKTRTQKSTVVKDGQAKQTHLERLEDTPDSLRPDDLQQHLHQLLQRYCTPEVTEEPNVEQDSDAGEQDKQ, encoded by the exons ATGGAAGAGTACAAGCTGAGACAGAGACAAACAACTCTGTCAGATTTTGGGCACACCCTGTTGGAATCTGAAAATGCAGAGCCAGATTTTAATGAGTTGTCTGTGGAACTCAAGCAAGATTCTGAAGACTATGTTACCTCACCTGTCTCCAGTACAGTACATTTCTTTACATCTCAATCAAATGAAAAGACAGAAATTGCATCTACTTCACCAAGTAAATATGAGGGTGCACTTCCAAAGAAACCAAGTGAGAGTGAGGAGTATATACAGCGTCACGTTGAGGAAGTTTCTGACAGATTCTATAGAACACTTTTTGGTGAAAGTTATGTCTCATCTGAGCTGTGTAAAAAGAGTGTAATTGTAGAgacttatgaaaatgaaatttcttcTGTGGATGGAGGGAATTGTAACATAATTCCTGTCTGTGTACAAGAATCTTCGGATGTTTCCAAAGAGACTGATGTTAATTGGTTTGGAATCTCAGAATTGTCCACCAAAGGAGCACAAAGCTTAACTCAAATAATTTCTAGTCCTCTTCAACAATCTAGCATGTCTGCTGTACTTGTAAGTGGAACAGACATTACAGAGAAGATTACCCCTACTACACTCAATCAAATGTCACTTGATTCAGTTACTGAGCAGCCACATATATTACCACTTCTGATAACTGATTCAGGTTCTTCAGAAGCAAGGGTTGAAATAGCTGTACCAGTTACTCTAACCAGACCAACGGATGCGGAATGCACTAAAACTGAATGTACAACCTCATTATCAGCTAATGCTGTGGAGTGTAGACCTCTTACACCTGTATCTTTAACATCCCAGGATGAGCTAAGATCATTGTCACCAGATATAGAGTTTGAATATTTTGATAACTTTGGAATGACTTCATCTGAATATAGATCATCACCAGAATCAATGGACTCTTTGCCATTAGACTCACCGGTACCATTTGAATATAGACCGTCTTCTCCAGACTCTTGCATATTAATGGCTGAATTAAGGGTATCTTCACCTGAATCTGTAACTTCAGAAAATGACTGCACTTTTCTCTCTGTTGACTCTCCATTGCCTGATTTTAGGCCAGGTACACCTTTGCCAACTTTTGAAAATGAGACACCTGAATTTACAATCTATATTGAAGAATACAAAACATTACATGCACCTGGTGAACAAACAGACCCTCTAACAGGATATGCTGAAGATTCACTAGGAGCATATTGTTTGGAGTTGACAGATGACACAGAAAGACCTATTTCACCTGGTTCTGTGCTTTTCTGCCGATCATTATCACCTGAATCAAATAGATCTTGGTCTCCTATGTCCatcaattctgacattttagaTAGCGAACACCCCActgaaaaaagttttgaaagctATACTCCGTCTCCTTACGCATTTTTGACCGAATTAAGACTATCATCTCCAGAATCAACAGCATCTGTAAATGAATATAGGGTACTTCCCCCTGATTCCCCAATTCCTTGTTTTGCAATAGAACTGCAAAGTGACTCTTCAGCACTCATGACAGGATACAGATCACCATCACTAAATTCTGAAATTTCAGATGTAGACTCTGATCTGATATCATTACAGTGTCTAGCTGGAAGTCGACCATCATCCCCTGAATCAACTGTGTCTATCAATAGCCAGAGATGCCTTTCCCCTGATTCTCCTCTTCCCAGTTTTACTCAAACAGTGTTGGAAATTTTCATACCTACTAAACTGTATAAATCTCATTCATTTGAGTCAGACCTCTCAGATAATGAAAACGAACCAATATCAGAAGTACTGCCTGAAACCAGAATATCATCTCCTGAATCATTTACATCGATAAATGAATACAGACCCCTTTCACCTGATTCACCTTTGCCTGTATATAGAACCACATTTCACTTTAATGTCATCCAATTTGGGAGCCAGAGAGACTCGTCTCCTGAATTAGAAACATCTGATACTGAATATTCACTCTGTGAGCCCTTGATCTGTGAACCAAGACCACAATCCCCAGAATCAGTCATTTTAGATCCTGAATATGCTCCTTTGTCCACAGCTATAGTAGAAAGTGTTACTTCTGAAGGTGAGCCAATAGAAATGTTAGCTACTGAACCCGCTAAATCACTATACAATGAGGAACAACACTTGAGTGAATTGTTAAAATCAAAGGATACTTTTATGTCTAAAAGTATGCTCAGCAATCGCATTGCCAAAATATTTGATCCACACTACAAAGGCGTCTCAATGCTTGTTTCTGGAGATGTTTCAACAACTTTACAAAGTCCACAAGAAATATACTCCCCCCGTACAGAATCCCACATTCACTATTCTTTTGAACAAAACATACCTGTCGCAATAGCAACACACACAGTTATCATGCCACTTACAGGCTCTCGACCATCCTCTCCAGAATCAGTCACACTGGATGTTGAAGATGAATTGTGTCCGCCCGACCTTTTTCCAGACCAAAGATCTGATTCTCCTCAGTCTATAATATCAGAGATTGAGATTAGACCACTGTCCCCTGACTCACCTGTACCTCAATTCATGACATTATTCCCTCAGAGTACTTTGCCAGTAACAGGACCTAGATCATGTTCTCCTCAGTCGCTGTGCTCAGAGGACACGGAATGTGAACCTTACCTTGAAGATTTGCTAACTATAGAATATCGACCAGATTCCCCTGATTCAGTTTTATCAGATACTGACAAAAGACCACTTTCTCCAGACTCCTTGCCTGAATGGAGACCCATGTCACCGGACTCTGCCATGCTTTTGAAAGAGATTAGAGGGGATTCTCCACAGTCTAATGGGTCAATAAATGAATGCAGACCCCTATCTCCAGACTCACCTATACCACAGTATTTTCCAGCAGTCTTTCAATCTGTTTCTGTAACAGATTATAGGTCCTCATCCCCTGAATCTGCATTATCAGATAAGGATTTTGAATTAAGCATTTTCACCCTAGATTCTTCTCTAGAATCAACAGAATCTATAAGTGATGAAAGGCCTGACTTTAGATCTTTGTCACCTGATTCACCAATAATTCAGTATTGTACCTTTCAGTCTGAACCAACAATGGTAACAAGTCATATATCACCATCACCTGAATCAGTACTATCAGACACAGATGTACAGAATGATTTATTTGATGACATGAGGATTGATCTTAGAAGGTCCTCATCAGAGTCAATCACATcacttaataaaaacagaccTCTGTCCCCTGATTCACCTATTCCTGAGTTCACAATAGCCTCACACACTGTAATCATGTCACTCACAGGGTCTCGACCATCTTCTCCAGAATCTATCACTTTGGATGTTGAAAATGAGTTGTGTCAATCTGACCTTAATCCAGAGCAAAGATCTGACTCTCCTCAGTCTACAGTATCAGAGATCGAGATTAGACCACTCTCCCCTGACTCGCCTGTACCTCAATTCATGACATTATTGCCTCAGAGTTTGCCGATAACAGGACTTAGATCATGTTCACCTCAGTCGCTGTGCTCAGAGGACACGGAATGTGAAC CTTACCTTGAAGATTTCCTAAATATAGAATATCGACCAGATTCCCCTGATTCAGTTTTATCAGATACTGACAAAAGACCACTTTCTCCAGACTCCTTGCCTGAATGGAGACCCATGTCACCGGATTCTGCCATGCTTTTGAAAGAGATTAGAGGGGATTCTCCACAGTCTAATGGGTCAATAAATGAATGCAGACCCCTATCTTCAGACTCACCTACACCACAGTATTTTCCAGCAGTCTTTGAATCTGTTTCTGTAACAGATTATAGGTCCTCATCCCCTGAATCTGCATTATCAGATGAGGATTTCGAATTAAACATTTTCACTCTAGATTCTTCTCCAGAATCAACAGAATCTATAAATGATGAAAGACCTGACTTTAGATGTTTATCCCCTGATTCTCCAGTATCTCAAtattatacatttcattttgtaCCAACAATTCTAACAGGTTACACATCACTATCGCCTGAATCAGTACTATCAGAAATAGATATGCAGACTGATATATTTGATGGCTTGGTCACTGATCTTAGAAGATCCTCTTGGGAGTCAATTGCATCGATTGATGAAAACAGAGCACTGTCCCCTGATTCACCTTTTCCTGACTTCACACCATCTACACAATCATTTATCATGCCAGATATAGGCTCCTGTCCAACTTCCCCAGAATTGGACTGTGTGGATGATGAAAATACACTTTGTCAAACAGACCTTAATTCAGAACAAAGACCTGACTCTCCCCAGTCTGTAATATCAGAAACTGGGGATATTCCACTGTCCTCTGACTCACCTGTACCTCAGTTCAGTGTGTTTTTCTCTCAGATTACATTGCCAGTACTAGGACGTGGATCTTGTTCACCTCAGTCATTGTGCTCAGGGACTACAGAATATGAACCTTCTTttgaaaacatgtttattagAGGCTCTTCTCCACAGTCAATTGAATCCATGAATGAATGTAGATCTCCCGACTCACCTGTACCACATTACTCAGAATTATTCATTGAACCAAGGCCGATAAAAGGACATGGGTCGTCCTCGCCTGAGTCTATGACATCAGATGTTGGTTATGAGTTAGAGGTCAGTGCTTCAAAATGTCAGTATGGATTTCCTTCAGTGGATTCAGTATCAGAGAATGAATCCACTTCAGGTGAGATTAAATCTCATTTGGCTTATTTTAGGGCATCCTCACCAGACTCTGACACCTTAGTTAATGACTTTAAATTGCTCTCACCTGACTCACCTGTGCCACAGTATTTCCCAGCAGTTTTTGAATCAGTTCCATATAATAGGTCTTTATCAGATTATATATCCCCATCCCCTGAGTCTGAATTGTCAGAGGAGGAACTAAATGTTTTAACCACAGACGCTTCTCCAGAATCTATAATTGAAGGCAGATCTCTCTCCCCTGATTCACCTATACCCATGCCAGATTCTCCAATACCTCAGTATTACTCTTCACACTTTGAACCAACAATGGTAACAGGATACAGGTCAACATCTACTCAGACAATATTATCAGAAATAGAAATGCAGGCAGATGTATTTGATGACTCGCTGATGGATCTCAGAACGTCCTCACCAGAATCAACGACACTGGCAACTGAAAACGGACCACTGTCCCCTGATTCACCTGTTCCTGATTTCACACCATCCACATACACATTTTTCATACCAGAATCAGATTCACTATCAACTTCCTCAGTCTCTTTGGGTGatgaaaatgaattatatcCATCAGACCTTAGTATAGGGCAAAGACCTGACTCTCCTGAATCAGTAATATCAGAAATTGAGCCTAGACCAGTTTCCCCTGACTCAGTAAGTGATTACAGACCAGTGCCACCTCATACAGCAATGCCTGTGGTAGATGCATCTCCAGAATTCTTTACATCATTGGAAGAGTGTAGAACATTACCTCCAGATTTTCTTCAACAGTTTTCTTACATACATAAAATGTCAGAAATAAATGTATGCCGATCGGAGTCCTCTGAGTCCCCTTCATCAGAGACAGACATTGAACTTTGGGTAATTGCATCTCAGGCAACTGAACAAAGACCATCCTCACCTGAATCAATCATGTCCTTGAATGAAAATAGACCATTATCACCAGACTCACCTATTTATGACTTCAAGTCATCAGTGTTTGTAAATGTCACCCCAAAAGCCATATACAGATCATCCTCGCTAGAATCAGTTTCATCTGATGTAGAATTTGACATGGCAAGCTTTGCATCTGAGGAAGTTACATGGACTGAAAACAGACCTTTATCTCCTGCATCACGTGAAATATCTCCTGTGGATCCATGTCATTTAGAAGTAGAACACAATCATACTGATGAGCAAAGCCCGCAATCACTTGGCCAAGAGCTAGCCAGCAATGTGAGATATCTGCCATTACACAAGACTTTCACAATGGTGCCTGAATATAAACTTGTGTACAAAGCTGTTCCCTTAGCATTAATTTCCAATTTGTATGATCCTCAATATAGAGGTGAAACTTTCTGTCCAAAGCCAGGTGTGTTTGAGTATGCTGGATGTAAAAAAGAGACTTTTAAGACTATTTCTAAAATAAAGGCAAATAATGAATGGACTGAGCAACACAATTATgacatttccaacaatgatatATCTTACAGTGAAACATCCTCACCTTTTGATACCAGTTCTCTGGAATCACATGTACAACCAGAGCAAGCATTTTCCActgattctttgttttattatacaaGCCTAAATGCATGTCTAATGGACTCTTCAGATAGGAGAGCCTCTTCACCAGAATCATATACATCTATAAATGAGTACAGGCAACTCTCTCCCGAATCACCAATTCCCAATCACAGAACTTTATTATCATGGGCTGAGTCTTTGGTCGAAAGTCGACCCTCATCCCCTGAAACGATTTTCTCAGTGAATGAATTTCGAAGTCTTTCACCTGATTCACCTATACCTGAATACTTAACACCATCACCAGTTCCAAATGAACATACATCTAAATCTAGCGAGGTACTCATGCAACAAAAATCCATTTTGAGTCCACTGTCCCCTTCAGTGTGTAATGATGAAAGTTCTGATATAGGCTCAGTGTGTCCTGAATCATACTCATCATGGTACCCACTGCCACAATGGATCATGTCTGAAAACAGACCATTATCATCTGTGTCAGATTTTTCAGACACTGATTCTAGATCTTTATCACCTCAAATGTTCTGTTTTGAAACAGAATTGCGAAACCCATCACCCGAAGCTGCAACATCAGACATAGAACTAACTGAAACTATTATTCCAGAATCTTCAGTTTTTGAGACATATTATCAACCTGAATCACCTGAATCAGTGATAATTGAATCTGAAGATGAGTTTTATGAGAATTTGAATGATTTGTCATTTTCTGACATTGATGAGAGTACGAACGATTTAcctgtattaaaaaatgattctgCTTCGCTGAATCTAGTGACATTTGAACCTTGCATGGAACAAATCGAGTTTCCATGTGAAATAGAGGAGCTTCAGTCTGTTTCTGAAATTAGGATCGAGTGTTCATTCGATGACGGACTAAAACCAAACGCATCTCGCGACATAGCATCCGAGCAAAAACAAAAGGACACAGAAAGTGTAACAAAGACAATTACTTACTGTGAAGAACAGGACATAACCACAGCAACAAGTGCATCTGCAAATGAAGAAACTAGCAAAGGCCTCAAAATCCATGAAACAGATGAAAAGAGACACATGGAAAGTCCACAGCAACAAAAAGAAGATCTAGGACATGATTTAAGAAAACTAGCCCCTCAAGATGACAAAGAAAGG GACAATGCCTCAGAGGACATTCATTTAGTGCCTCATGTGAAAGATTTAAGTTTAGAGCCTCAACTAAAGTTAACAGCATCCTTGTTGACCAGTGAAGCATTAAGAGAGCCATATCTAGCCACATGTGTGTCCAATATACCTGAGCACAACAGATCTCAACCCACCTTTGATTTGAAGGCCCACAAATCCACTCCTTCTTCATCACCTGAAGAACCTAAAGCATCAAATGTATTGCAAGAAGTAAATTCTTTTCAGTTTTATCTCAAAGACTCGCACAGAAGAGTTGAACTAAATCAAATTGATTCTTCTGCATTTAGATTGGGTCTTGAATCACGTGATTATAAAAATTTGCCCTCAAGATCTGTGAAGACACCATCAACAGGCACTCAGGTGTCACTTGCTGATCTTAGTCCCATTTCACCTATGTTTAACACATCCTCTTCTAATCAAGGGAATTCTCCAGAGTCCCATGCTACAGGAACTGTTCAGTTTTCCCCagattttaaatgtgttgtttcTAAATTTGAACAGAAATCGCCATCATTAGGTGGTGATAAGCCTAAATTAAGTTTAGCCTTTCCTGGAACTTATCCACTCGTAGCTGCTATGACACCTTGTACTCTGGAAGAGGCTAAGGACCTCAAAGCCTCCGAGATGCCTACAGAATTGACAGGTGACCAGATGCAGTTAGATGCCACTGCAGTTTTAGACATTGAATCTCCACTTTACAGTCTTAATCTTAAAGCCAGGCCAAGGCCTGTTCATGCAGATAGCATTGAGTCAGAGGCTGAGTTTTTTGATTGCAGACAAACATTTTCTGATACATCTGACCCAGATGTCGGGTCATCAGAAGTTTTAGATGTTCCTCAAACAATTTACCATGTTGAGGAACTTCCATCTTTATCAAGCAGCCCTGAATATCTGACAGGCATATCTAAAATTAGAGAGGACGCACAGTTGGAAAAAGATGAGCGGCCCTTATCTTGGGCCAGTGAGGACCTACCTATAATTCTTGAGCCAGAGGATGAATACACTGGTGAGGTTGGCGAGGAGAAGACTTTCCCTTATGATTATACAGGTGATCATTCAATTGCTGAAGAGCTAACTCCAATAGAGGAAGCACAAtatgatgacgatgatgacTCGCTAGGGAGG GAAATAGCTGAAGAACTAGGTTTGCTGTCTGATAGTTCAGAGGAGGAGGTTTTGACCACCAGGGTGGTGCGGCGCAGAGTTGTAATTCAG ggTGACGAGATGCCCGAAATACCTCCACAGACTGTGACAGAAGAGAAATATACTGATGAGTATGGAAACATGGTGGTCAAAAAG ATAACAAGGAAAGTCATCCGTAAGTACGTGTCAGCAGATGGAGTAGAGAGAGAGGAAGTGATGCTGGAGGGTCCGCAGCAGGAAGCAGTTACTGTGGATGAGGCTGACGGTTTCTCTAAAGTTGTGAAGAGGACAGTGGTGCGGAGCGGGGGAGAGCAGACCGAG GTGACCTTCTCTGAACCTTTATCTTACATTGGGGCGACATCTTCTGAGTTCGAGGAAGAGCCTGTCCAAGGTCGGAAGGTCAGCAAGGTCATCAAAACGATGGTAGTGCAAGGTGAACGAATGGAAAAACTAATCGGAGACCCTTCACTCTCATCGGATCTCCCATCAGCCAAAGACGACTTTGAAAAG GCTTTGAGCTATGTAGGAAGCTTTGGAAAAGTGCATCTGCCTCATTTAGTTGAGAGAGAGATGGTGAAAGAGGATGGATCAGTGGTCAGAAG GACCCGGATGCATAAGACGCGCACTCAGAAAAGCACAGTAGTGAAAGATGGCCAAGCCAAACAAACCCACCTAGAACGACTGGAGGACACCCCGGATTCCCTGCGACCCGATGACCTACAGCAGCACCTGCATCAGCTACTTCAACGCTACTGTACCCCAGAGGTGACTGAAGAGCCAAATGTAGAGCAAGATTCAGACGCAGGAGAGCAGGACAAACAATAA